A genomic window from Silene latifolia isolate original U9 population chromosome Y, ASM4854445v1, whole genome shotgun sequence includes:
- the LOC141630586 gene encoding uncharacterized protein LOC141630586, whose translation MMLAEFDLTFMALKSIKGKAISNYLADFPVSEDQQEAYNFPDEEIFVIDDEAWQLFFDGASNQKGYGIGVLLISPYGAHTPLSVKLDFSVTNNEAEYEAYALAKLASMINIPNELENIPLCIERREEPAYCMALDDTIAADDAPWFTDVLNYQLGRGFPPYSDVRTQRAIKRFAAQFILSQGKLYKKSQQGILLLCVDEKEAKRIMEEVHNAYTAFIVVQFGITLAILIWGIDIIGKITPKGTGGHEFILVAIAYFTKWVEAASYATLTSKHVAKFITENIIYRYGVPHELISDHGSHFKKDVAAILTHYKIQQRKSSTYRPQMNGVVEAANKNEKTKIEKMTEKYHDWPAKLPFALWGYRTSVRTPTSATPYSLVYGMEAVLPIELEIPSLRIELESQIPEVDWVQARYEELLLIDEKRLAALNQVQMDSSSLPSTSSSSSPSSSETVAPAVATVSTLVTTADFPCFTGQ comes from the exons ATGATGCTTGCTGAGTTCGATCTTACATTTATGGCTCTTAAATCCATTAAGGGAAAGGCAATTTCTAATTACCTAGCTGATTTTCCTGTTTCAGAAGACCAACAAGAAGCATACAACTTCCCTGACGAGGAAATATTTGTTATAGATGATGAAGCGTGGCAGTTATTTTTCGATGGCGCATCCAATCAAAAGGGATATGGCATAGGGGTACTTTTGATTTCACCATATGGGGCACATACCCCTCTTTCAGTTAAGTTAGATTTTAGCGTCACAaataatgaagcagaatatgaagcat ATGCTCTAGCTAAATTGGCGTCGATGATCAATATTCCAAATGAATTAGAAAATATTCCATTATGCATTGAAAGAAGAGAGGAACCAGCATACTGTATGGCCCTTGATGATACAATAGCTGCTGATGACGCACCATGGTTCACAGACGTATTGAACTACCAGTTAGGAAGAGGCTTTCCGCCATATTCTGATGTAAGGACGCAGCGTGCTATCAAAAGGTTTGCAGCGCAATTTATTCTTAGTCAAGGAAAGTTATACAAGAAGTCTCAGCAAGGGATACTCCTTTTATGTGTGGATGAAAAGGAAGCTAAAAGAATTATGGAAGAAGTGCATAATG CATATACCGCCTTCATTGTTGTACAATTTGGCATCACCTTGGCCATTTTGATATGGGGCATAGATATAATTGGCAAAATCACTCCCAAAGGAACCGGAGGACATGAATTTATATTAGTAGCAATCGCCTACTTTACTAAGTGGGTTGAGGCAGCGTCTTATGCTACCTTGACTTCTAAACATGTTGCCAAGTTCATCACCGAAAATATAATTTATAGGTATGGTGTCCCTCATGAATTGATTAGTGATCATGGTTCTCATTTTAAGAAAGACGTGGCTGCCATACTAACGCATTACAAGATCCAGCAGCGTAAGTCATCTACGTATAGACCACAAATGAATGGGGTAGTGGAAGCGGCGAATAAAAATGAGAAAACTAAAATTGAAAAGATGACAGAAAAGTATCATGATTGGCCTGCAAAGTTGCCtttcgccttatggggatatcgtacgtCGGTTAGAACACCAACCAGTGCAACACCATATTCACTAGTCTATGGGATGGAGGCAGTACTTCCTATAGAACTTGAAATTCCTTCTCTTAGAATCGAATTGGAAAGCCAAATACCGGAAGTGGATTGGGTACAAGCTCGATATGAAGAATTGCTATTAATAGATGAGAAAAGACTAGCAGCTCTTAACCAAGTTCAG